Proteins from a single region of Fodinibius sp. Rm-B-1B1-1:
- a CDS encoding acyl-CoA thioesterase, whose product MQFFSRKLIKPEDLNAHGTLFGGSVLSWVDEESAIFVTCQLDKGNIVTKYMSEIDFVSSAGLGDIIEIGMETVKFGTTSITVRCVVRQKFTKETIIKIDKIVFVHMVDGKPTPHGVTEPQNE is encoded by the coding sequence ATGCAATTTTTTAGCCGAAAATTAATTAAGCCAGAAGATCTCAACGCCCATGGCACCCTATTCGGGGGATCCGTACTGAGCTGGGTAGATGAAGAATCAGCTATTTTTGTCACCTGTCAACTCGACAAGGGAAATATTGTGACTAAATATATGTCCGAAATCGACTTTGTAAGCTCGGCGGGACTTGGAGACATCATTGAAATTGGCATGGAAACAGTCAAATTTGGGACTACTTCTATTACAGTTCGTTGTGTAGTACGCCAGAAGTTCACCAAAGAAACCATTATTAAAATTGATAAAATTGTATTTGTTCACATGGTTGATGGCAAACCAACCCCCCACGGCGTTACTGAACCGCAAAACGAATAA
- a CDS encoding alpha/beta fold hydrolase translates to MSATIFFAKNKNADKTIVIASALGVPRYIYFKLATFLANSGYNVLTFDYRGIYESQSQNISGSDIQMDDWGSFDIDAALQWSLGHWHPDELIYLGHSCGGQLLGLANHAPKIDKAIFVASQSGFWKLWAFPQNIGVWCVWQIIPLIANWGNDFPARALGLSSTNIPAGVAKQWARWGKSENYLWDFIAKKDRQRYRKLSFPLFALGFSDDRYFGPPKAVKKLLEYYPATQQLLHICTPEDYGQKHIGHFNFLKQEFKNTLWQELIQWIENDHFSY, encoded by the coding sequence TTGTCAGCAACAATATTTTTTGCCAAAAATAAAAACGCTGACAAAACGATCGTCATAGCCTCGGCCCTCGGCGTACCCCGTTACATCTACTTCAAACTGGCCACCTTTCTGGCTAATAGTGGTTACAACGTTCTTACCTTTGACTATCGCGGCATTTATGAATCTCAAAGCCAAAACATTTCAGGCTCTGATATTCAAATGGATGACTGGGGATCCTTTGATATTGATGCCGCCCTGCAATGGTCATTAGGTCATTGGCATCCGGATGAACTGATATATCTGGGTCACAGCTGCGGCGGACAACTACTTGGGTTAGCAAATCATGCTCCTAAAATTGATAAAGCTATTTTTGTAGCCTCTCAATCTGGCTTCTGGAAACTCTGGGCGTTCCCTCAAAACATCGGTGTTTGGTGCGTGTGGCAAATAATCCCGCTTATAGCAAATTGGGGCAATGACTTCCCTGCCCGGGCACTGGGTCTTTCCTCTACCAATATTCCCGCAGGCGTGGCTAAACAGTGGGCACGATGGGGAAAGTCTGAAAATTATTTATGGGATTTTATTGCCAAAAAAGATCGACAACGATATAGAAAACTGAGCTTCCCGTTGTTTGCATTGGGGTTTAGCGATGATCGTTATTTTGGTCCACCCAAAGCGGTAAAGAAACTACTTGAATACTATCCCGCAACCCAACAACTTTTGCATATTTGCACCCCTGAAGATTATGGACAAAAACATATCGGACATTTTAATTTTCTAAAACAAGAGTTCAAAAACACCCTCTGGCAAGAACTTATCCAATGGATAGAAAATGATCATTTTTCCTATTAA
- a CDS encoding tetratricopeptide repeat protein, translating to MKKIEEQISDIKKELSESPDNPDLLNELGIGYHMLGEYNQAVEYYQKAISEEPKNFKFHFNLANTFYEQKNIDKAVNYYLNALDIKPDYVPALNNLADIYELADDQEKARELFEHITEINPDDPLGYFNLGNHHLRNDNTIEAGRCYKKAIELDPDFYEAYNNIGFMLKHLEQYEEAISYYEQCLEIKPDYEPAQKDLEACRQALQNS from the coding sequence ATGAAAAAAATTGAAGAACAGATTTCTGACATAAAAAAAGAACTTAGCGAATCACCCGACAACCCCGACTTGTTAAATGAGCTGGGTATTGGCTACCACATGCTGGGAGAATACAATCAGGCGGTGGAATATTATCAAAAAGCTATCAGCGAGGAGCCCAAAAATTTCAAGTTCCATTTTAACTTGGCCAACACTTTTTACGAACAAAAAAACATCGACAAAGCCGTTAATTATTATCTAAATGCATTAGATATAAAACCAGACTATGTACCAGCGTTAAATAATCTGGCCGATATTTATGAACTGGCCGACGATCAGGAAAAGGCCCGGGAACTTTTCGAGCATATCACTGAAATAAATCCCGATGACCCGCTTGGATATTTCAATCTCGGTAATCATCATTTGAGAAATGATAATACCATAGAAGCTGGCCGATGTTATAAAAAAGCCATCGAGCTCGATCCTGACTTTTATGAAGCATACAATAATATTGGCTTTATGCTCAAGCATTTAGAACAATACGAAGAAGCGATTTCTTATTACGAGCAGTGCCTGGAAATAAAACCAGATTATGAGCCCGCACAAAAAGACTTAGAAGCCTGTAGGCAAGCCCTCCAAAACTCCTGA
- the trpA gene encoding tryptophan synthase subunit alpha, giving the protein MIQTENRVTQLFERHDGSEKIMSLFLTAGYPDLEATVDLILGFEENGVDMVELGMPFSDPLADGPTIQYSSNVAIEQGITMKKILHIVEQVREKSQIPIILMGYINPVLRYGAKAFCEDAAEAGVDGLIIPDIPIEESGILKEEAANNGLPIIYLVAPNTSDKRMRKIDEESQGFVYCVSVTGVTGAREGDEVAKSVERFINRVQKNVTRNPKMVGFGIKSYEDAQRIAADMDGFIVGSALIDTIRSHYPEKGWKDEVFAFVRRLKYGKE; this is encoded by the coding sequence ATGATTCAGACAGAAAATAGAGTAACGCAACTTTTTGAACGTCATGATGGCTCCGAAAAGATCATGAGCCTGTTTTTAACGGCTGGCTATCCTGATCTTGAAGCAACAGTTGATCTTATTTTAGGCTTCGAAGAAAATGGAGTAGATATGGTCGAGTTGGGGATGCCGTTTAGCGATCCATTGGCGGATGGACCAACCATTCAATACTCCAGCAATGTAGCTATCGAGCAGGGTATTACGATGAAGAAAATCCTGCACATTGTAGAGCAGGTGCGGGAAAAGTCTCAGATTCCCATTATTTTGATGGGCTACATTAACCCGGTGTTGCGGTATGGCGCAAAAGCATTTTGTGAAGATGCAGCTGAAGCCGGAGTTGATGGACTGATTATTCCGGATATCCCCATAGAAGAATCAGGAATTCTGAAAGAAGAAGCGGCTAACAATGGGTTGCCAATTATTTATCTGGTGGCTCCGAATACGTCTGATAAACGAATGCGCAAGATTGATGAGGAATCACAGGGTTTTGTATACTGCGTGTCGGTTACGGGCGTTACAGGTGCTCGTGAAGGAGATGAAGTGGCAAAGTCAGTAGAACGCTTTATTAATCGCGTACAAAAAAATGTGACCCGTAACCCCAAAATGGTTGGGTTTGGCATTAAATCCTATGAAGATGCACAGCGTATAGCAGCAGATATGGATGGCTTTATTGTGGGAAGTGCACTTATTGATACCATCCGAAGTCATTACCCTGAGAAGGGATGGAAAGATGAGGTGTTTGCATTTGTTAGAAGGTTGAAGTATGGTAAAGAGTAA
- a CDS encoding Hpt domain-containing protein, with protein MNYQFINPKKITEMLFDDSQYVIEFCEAGVTSFNEFIENYRLHLLGRNMEELRKAGHKIKPGAQMMGADEVVDEYEHAKTLLNNNAEEGQLEASVDKMEGICSTIKEELTKLADNQN; from the coding sequence ATGAACTACCAATTTATTAACCCCAAGAAGATAACAGAGATGCTTTTCGATGATTCACAATACGTTATCGAATTTTGCGAAGCCGGGGTTACCTCATTTAATGAATTTATTGAAAATTATCGCCTTCATCTGCTTGGTCGTAATATGGAAGAACTCCGTAAAGCCGGTCACAAAATTAAGCCTGGTGCTCAAATGATGGGTGCAGATGAAGTAGTAGATGAATATGAACACGCCAAGACATTATTGAATAATAACGCTGAAGAAGGTCAGCTGGAAGCCTCCGTTGACAAAATGGAGGGAATTTGCTCAACCATCAAAGAGGAATTAACAAAGCTTGCTGATAATCAAAATTAA
- the galE gene encoding UDP-glucose 4-epimerase GalE: MSILVTGGAGFIGSHTVVELLEDDQEVIVVDNLSNSKKEALNRVEEITNKSLTFYKTDLINKDGLDEIFSKHDVDSVIHFAGYKAVGESVEKPLMYYHNNITGTIYLCEVMQKHGVKNIVFSSSSTVYGDPDEVPVKEHFPVSATNPYGRTKLFIEEILRDLNTADDSWNVSLLRYFNPVGAHPSGKIGEDPNDIPNNLMPYITQVAVGKLEKLSVFGDDYPTPDGTGVRDYIHVVDLAKGHLSALKKLEENPGVVTYNLGTGTGYSVLDVVKAFEKASGRDIPYEITDRRAGDIAINFADPSKAENELGWKAEFDLEDMCRDSWNWQSKNPEGY; this comes from the coding sequence GTGAGCATTTTAGTTACGGGCGGAGCCGGATTTATCGGCAGCCATACGGTTGTAGAATTACTGGAAGATGACCAAGAGGTTATCGTTGTTGACAACCTTAGCAATAGCAAAAAGGAGGCCTTAAATCGTGTTGAAGAAATAACAAATAAGTCGCTCACTTTTTATAAGACAGATCTTATTAACAAAGATGGGTTAGATGAAATTTTTAGCAAACATGATGTTGATTCAGTGATCCATTTTGCCGGTTATAAAGCCGTTGGGGAATCGGTTGAAAAGCCTCTGATGTACTATCACAATAACATAACCGGCACTATTTATCTCTGTGAAGTAATGCAGAAGCACGGCGTCAAAAACATCGTATTCAGCTCTTCTTCCACCGTATATGGCGACCCCGATGAGGTTCCGGTCAAAGAACACTTTCCCGTTTCTGCCACCAATCCATACGGACGTACCAAACTGTTTATTGAAGAAATTTTGCGCGATCTCAACACGGCTGATGACTCCTGGAATGTGAGCCTGCTCCGCTACTTTAATCCTGTAGGAGCCCATCCCAGCGGTAAAATTGGCGAAGATCCCAACGACATTCCTAACAACCTAATGCCCTACATTACGCAAGTAGCCGTAGGTAAATTAGAAAAGCTTTCAGTTTTCGGGGATGATTATCCCACCCCAGACGGAACCGGAGTCAGAGATTATATTCACGTTGTGGATTTGGCCAAAGGGCATCTGAGTGCATTGAAAAAGCTCGAAGAAAATCCCGGTGTGGTTACCTATAATCTGGGGACGGGCACGGGCTACAGCGTCCTCGATGTTGTAAAAGCATTTGAAAAGGCATCCGGCAGAGACATCCCTTACGAAATCACAGATCGTCGGGCTGGCGATATCGCTATTAACTTCGCCGATCCTTCGAAAGCTGAAAACGAATTAGGCTGGAAAGCCGAATTTGATCTCGAAGATATGTGTCGCGATTCCTGGAACTGGCAATCGAAAAATCCGGAGGGATATTAA
- a CDS encoding class I SAM-dependent DNA methyltransferase produces MNIFNIKGSLSQQERMQNYYRLHAHIYDNTRWSFLFGRASLVDMIPKSIAPSNILEIGCGTGYMLRHLHQQFSSAKITGIDISPNMLAVAQKNVSEIHNISLKEHKYGPDNIVRENYDLILLSYSLTMMEPHPQTIIDQLTHNLTGDGVIAVVDFNATPFSGFKHWMHLNHVRFSADTLPYLSSSFSPIKSQTKPAYFGLWTYYQFLGRKV; encoded by the coding sequence CATGCAAAACTACTATCGACTGCATGCCCATATCTACGATAATACCCGGTGGAGCTTTTTATTTGGACGCGCTTCGCTCGTAGATATGATTCCAAAGTCGATAGCCCCTTCCAACATTCTCGAAATTGGTTGCGGTACAGGTTATATGCTGCGACATCTGCACCAACAATTTTCATCAGCAAAAATTACTGGGATTGATATATCTCCAAATATGCTTGCTGTTGCACAAAAGAATGTATCAGAGATCCATAATATCTCATTGAAAGAACATAAATATGGTCCTGATAATATAGTCAGAGAAAACTATGACCTTATCTTACTTTCCTATTCACTGACGATGATGGAGCCCCATCCCCAAACAATTATTGATCAGCTTACCCATAATCTAACGGGCGACGGTGTTATTGCAGTTGTTGACTTTAATGCAACCCCGTTTTCAGGATTTAAGCACTGGATGCACCTGAATCACGTCCGGTTTTCCGCCGATACGCTACCCTACCTTAGCTCTTCTTTTAGTCCCATCAAATCACAAACAAAACCGGCATACTTTGGACTCTGGACCTACTATCAATTTCTGGGCAGAAAAGTGTAA
- a CDS encoding VOC family protein, producing the protein MEKVIGIGGIFFKSENPSELAAWYKKHLGLPIDESYGGYTFDWKDDNQRPSKGYSIWSPFPNDTDYIEPSEKDFMFNFIVDDLRALINQLKSEHVQISGEIEDTEFGLFGWIIDPEGNKVELWEPADDQ; encoded by the coding sequence ATGGAAAAAGTTATTGGCATCGGCGGTATCTTTTTCAAATCAGAGAACCCCTCAGAACTTGCGGCCTGGTATAAAAAGCATCTTGGCCTGCCCATTGATGAAAGTTACGGCGGCTATACGTTCGACTGGAAAGATGATAATCAGCGCCCATCAAAAGGATATTCTATTTGGAGCCCCTTTCCCAACGATACTGATTATATCGAACCGAGTGAAAAAGATTTCATGTTTAACTTTATTGTGGATGATTTAAGGGCGTTAATAAACCAACTAAAATCAGAGCACGTCCAAATATCCGGTGAAATTGAAGATACCGAATTTGGGCTCTTTGGCTGGATTATCGATCCCGAAGGAAATAAAGTTGAGCTTTGGGAGCCAGCTGATGATCAATAA
- the trpB gene encoding tryptophan synthase subunit beta, with product MKYDLPTKEGYYGEFGGKFVPEILIPVLEELEEAYEQAWNDVSFQKEYRQLLNEYVGRPTKLTYANRLTDHYGKAKIYLKREDLCHTGAHKINNAIGQILLAQRMGKNRIIAETGAGQHGVATATACAKFGVDCIVYMGAEDMERQKLNVERMRLLGTEVRPVTSGSQTLKDATNEAIRDWVTNVEDTFYIIGSVVGPHPYPKMVRNFHRVIGDETRSQLAEAEGREIPDYLLACVGGGSNAIGIFYPFIEDESVQMYGLEAAGLGANTDQTAATLTIGQPGVLHGSMSYLLHNSEGQIQLAHSISAGLDYPGIGPEHSYLHKTKRVNYKAITDGQAMEGVKLLSETEGIIPALETAHAVAYLDELMPKTSKDEIVVLNCSGRGDKDMTTISKNL from the coding sequence ATGAAATACGATTTACCGACAAAGGAAGGATATTACGGCGAATTTGGGGGCAAATTTGTCCCGGAGATTTTAATTCCCGTTTTAGAAGAGCTGGAAGAAGCCTATGAGCAAGCTTGGAATGACGTGAGTTTCCAGAAGGAGTATCGCCAGCTGCTCAATGAATATGTGGGACGTCCTACAAAGCTTACGTACGCTAATCGGCTTACCGATCATTATGGAAAGGCCAAGATTTACCTTAAGCGTGAGGATTTGTGCCATACTGGAGCGCACAAGATAAATAACGCTATTGGACAGATTTTGCTGGCCCAGCGTATGGGTAAGAATCGCATTATTGCAGAGACAGGGGCCGGACAGCATGGGGTAGCCACGGCAACAGCTTGTGCAAAGTTTGGCGTTGATTGTATTGTGTATATGGGCGCTGAAGATATGGAGCGCCAGAAGCTGAACGTTGAACGCATGCGTTTGTTGGGTACGGAAGTACGTCCCGTTACCAGTGGCTCACAAACTTTGAAGGATGCTACCAACGAAGCAATTCGCGATTGGGTGACCAATGTTGAGGATACCTTTTATATTATCGGTTCGGTTGTGGGGCCGCATCCCTATCCCAAGATGGTGCGTAATTTTCATCGTGTGATAGGTGATGAAACACGTAGTCAGTTAGCCGAAGCCGAGGGACGAGAAATTCCCGATTATTTGTTGGCTTGTGTGGGGGGCGGTTCCAACGCCATTGGGATTTTCTATCCTTTTATTGAAGATGAGTCGGTACAAATGTATGGACTCGAAGCCGCTGGATTAGGTGCTAATACTGATCAAACAGCAGCAACGCTTACCATAGGTCAACCCGGTGTGCTGCATGGATCTATGAGCTATTTACTACATAATTCCGAGGGGCAAATCCAGCTGGCACACTCTATCTCTGCCGGACTTGATTATCCGGGCATTGGTCCCGAGCACTCGTATCTTCATAAAACAAAGCGAGTGAACTACAAAGCAATTACCGATGGTCAAGCGATGGAAGGAGTGAAGCTTCTTTCCGAAACCGAAGGCATTATTCCTGCACTCGAAACGGCTCATGCAGTTGCGTATTTAGATGAGCTGATGCCCAAAACATCGAAAGATGAGATTGTTGTGCTTAATTGCTCCGGTCGCGGAGACAAAGATATGACCACTATTTCAAAAAATCTTTAG
- a CDS encoding methyltransferase domain-containing protein → MSEQDIVEWSSIKEHIAQSFGQDTLFYDEHAEVQREVADRLIASLQPWRDIIPSGPIAELGVGTGFVTEGIAELYPDRKIEAYDLSLEMIDFCKDTFSGNENLSFSVSDVEEVPEFEDPHYAMTVSGFAAHWFKDPAQTLAKWLEIIKPGGLLLASFPGNESFPQWKKHCQELGLPFTGNELPDVEEMVIKMSVGPAQVDYYEDTITQTYESADDFFEELKQLGMGTQIKGRHLTSDERQLLVDHWDNSTEGDITVNYHVVFLAVKRDFDS, encoded by the coding sequence ATGAGTGAACAGGATATTGTTGAGTGGAGTAGTATCAAAGAACATATTGCTCAATCTTTTGGTCAAGATACATTGTTTTATGATGAACATGCTGAAGTTCAGCGCGAAGTAGCGGATCGTCTTATTGCTTCGTTACAACCGTGGAGAGATATCATTCCATCAGGTCCTATCGCAGAGTTGGGAGTGGGTACTGGGTTTGTAACTGAGGGCATTGCGGAATTGTATCCGGATAGAAAAATTGAGGCCTATGACTTATCGCTGGAAATGATTGATTTCTGTAAGGATACCTTTTCTGGCAATGAAAACCTATCATTTTCGGTCTCAGATGTCGAGGAGGTGCCCGAATTTGAGGATCCCCATTATGCTATGACGGTGAGTGGATTTGCTGCACATTGGTTTAAAGATCCAGCGCAAACGTTGGCAAAGTGGTTGGAGATTATTAAACCAGGCGGATTGCTGTTGGCCTCTTTCCCTGGAAATGAAAGTTTTCCCCAGTGGAAAAAGCATTGTCAGGAATTAGGGTTGCCATTTACGGGTAACGAGTTGCCTGATGTGGAGGAGATGGTCATTAAAATGTCGGTAGGACCGGCCCAGGTGGATTATTACGAGGATACCATTACCCAGACGTATGAAAGCGCGGACGATTTTTTTGAGGAACTCAAACAATTGGGGATGGGGACCCAGATAAAGGGTCGACACCTAACCTCGGATGAGCGACAACTCTTAGTGGATCACTGGGATAATTCGACGGAAGGTGATATAACCGTTAACTACCATGTCGTGTTTTTAGCGGTAAAACGGGATTTTGACTCCTAA
- a CDS encoding DUF4837 family protein, which translates to MKSVFKISVFILLIGVWVGCEGDYRQEARGSFGEVVVLMDSTQFESETAEALRETFGGWIQTIPGKPPRFDLRFQDFTTNEQLEHYKRYRNLIVAAPINDSTNTGELVRALLNDEIEQQVREGEAFAFPLKDHWYRNQWVMLLSGQSDSTLAQQIRNSEETLTDNLINKELNRYTEEIYDRGEQVALADSIWQEEGWKIRIQHDWIKNIDTTYSENGEEQHFMTMRRPLPENDRWFWMWWKKVDDASQIDEDWINAKRDSLTKQWIRGSRDSSYVTTAHNRPHETEQFMFNDKLAFETLGIWTMTNDAMAGPFVNFTVYDDKTNRLFMLEFAQFAPKYDKRRFVRQFRSMLRTFETDSTWQTPVGEMAAEE; encoded by the coding sequence ATGAAATCAGTATTTAAAATATCTGTATTTATCCTGCTAATAGGCGTTTGGGTTGGTTGTGAGGGCGATTATCGTCAAGAAGCCCGGGGAAGCTTTGGAGAAGTGGTGGTGTTGATGGACTCTACGCAGTTTGAGAGTGAAACAGCGGAAGCTCTTCGGGAAACATTTGGTGGGTGGATTCAAACGATACCCGGAAAACCCCCGCGTTTTGACCTTCGATTCCAGGATTTTACGACTAATGAACAGTTGGAGCATTATAAACGATATCGAAATCTTATTGTCGCTGCTCCAATAAATGACAGTACTAATACAGGGGAACTGGTACGTGCGCTCCTTAATGATGAAATTGAACAGCAAGTTCGGGAGGGTGAAGCGTTTGCCTTTCCGTTGAAGGATCACTGGTACCGCAATCAGTGGGTTATGCTTTTATCGGGACAATCCGATTCCACATTAGCTCAGCAAATACGAAATTCCGAAGAAACGCTGACGGATAATTTAATTAACAAGGAGTTGAACCGCTATACCGAAGAAATCTATGATCGAGGTGAACAGGTGGCCTTGGCGGATAGTATTTGGCAGGAAGAGGGTTGGAAAATTCGTATTCAGCATGACTGGATTAAAAATATTGATACAACGTACTCAGAAAATGGAGAAGAACAGCATTTTATGACGATGCGTCGTCCGCTGCCTGAAAACGACCGTTGGTTTTGGATGTGGTGGAAAAAAGTAGATGATGCAAGCCAGATTGACGAGGATTGGATTAATGCTAAAAGAGATTCGTTAACCAAGCAGTGGATCCGGGGATCGCGCGACAGTTCTTATGTTACTACAGCTCATAATCGTCCCCATGAAACCGAACAGTTTATGTTTAATGATAAGCTTGCTTTTGAAACGTTAGGCATTTGGACGATGACCAATGATGCGATGGCTGGTCCATTTGTAAATTTCACGGTGTATGATGATAAAACGAATCGTCTTTTTATGCTTGAATTTGCTCAGTTCGCACCTAAATATGATAAACGTCGTTTTGTACGACAATTCCGATCGATGCTTCGCACTTTTGAGACTGATTCTACATGGCAGACTCCGGTAGGTGAAATGGCAGCAGAAGAATAA